CTCGACGCCGGGCCCGGTGGCCACCACCTGCGGAGCCCGAATGAAGGCCACCGTCACCGGCCCGTCCACGGTCTGCAGATCGAGCTCGGCCGAGTCCACCTGGGAGCCGAAGGCGTTGCGGCGCACGGTCACGTCCAGCACCCCGAGCGAGTGCTGACCAGGCGCGGGATCCAGCACCTCACGGGCCAGCAGGATCAGCCCCGCACAGGTGCCCAGCGTCGGCAGCCCAGCCGCGATGGCCTCCCGCAGCGGCTCGAACAGTCCGAAGGTGCGCAGCAGCCGATCGATGGTCGACGACTCGCCGCCGGGCAGCACCAGAGCGTCCACCCGCACCCCGTCCGCCCCCAGCAAGTCGGACGGGGTGCGCAGCGGCACCGTCCGCGCGTCCAGCTCCTCGAGCAGCCGGACGTGCTCGCGTACTCCACCTTGCAGGGCCAGCACCCCGACCGTGATCTGACTCATGGCGTCCTCACCAGGTGGCTAGCGGCGATCACCAGCCGCGTTCGGCCAGCCGATGCGGAGCCGGCAGGTCGGCCACATTGATCCCGACCATGGCCTCGCCCAGGCCCCGGGAGGCCTCGGTGATGGCGGCCGGGTCGTTGTAGAGCGCGGTGGCCTTCACGATGGCCGCGGCTCGGGCCGCCGGGTCGCCGGACTTGAAGATGCCCGAGCCCACGAACACGCCGTCGGCGCCCAGCTGCATCATCAGCGCGGCATCGGCCGGGGTGGCCACTCCGCCGGCCGTGAACAGCACCACGGGCAGCGCGCCGGTCTCGGCCACCTCGCGAACCAGGTCGTAGGGGGCCGACAGCTCCTTGGCCGCGGCGTACAGCTCGTCCGGGTTGGCCTGGTAGGTGGCGTGCAGCCGGGCGATCTCGCCCCGGATGGTCCGGATGTGCTTGGTGGCCTCTGACACGTCGCCGGTGCCAGCCTCGCCCTTGGAGCGAATCATGGCCGCGCCCTCGGCGATCCGGCGCAGCGCCTCACCCAGGTTGGTGGCGCCGCACACGAAGGGGACGGTGAAGGCCTGCTTGTCGATGTGATGGACGTAGTCAGCCGGCGAGAGCACCTCGGACTCGTCGATGTAGTCGACCTTGAGGTGCTGCAGCACCTGGGCCTCCACGAAGTGGCCGATCCGGGCCTTGGCCATCACCGGGATCGACACGGTCTCGATGATGGCGCTGATCAGATCGGGGTCGCTCATTCGGGCCACGCCGCCTTGGGCGCGAATGTCGGCCGGCACCCGCTCGAGCGCCATCACGGCCACGGCGCCGGCGTCCTCGGCGATCCGGGCCTGTTCGGGGGTGACCACGTCCATGATCACGCCACCCTTGAGCATGTCGGCCAAGCCGCGCTTGACCAGCGGAGAACCAGTTGTCATAGGCAGCATCGTGGCCGCCTAACTGGACTGTTCCAAGAGCCAGAACTACCCAACTGTTGTTGGACCAGTATCCTGGACGGGTGCGGCGCACCCCCGAGATCACGCTCCCCGTCCGGCTGGACGGGGACGGCCCGCTGCCCGGACGACTGGCCACCGGGCTGCGCGAGTTGATCACCGCAGCCGTGCTGGCTCCCGGCGATGCGCTGCCCTCGACCCGGGCGCTGGCCGAGCATCTGGGGGTCTCCCGAGGGACGGTGGTGGCCGGCTACGACCAGCTGCTGGCCGAGGGCTACCTGAGCGCGGCGCCGGGACGATCCACCGTAGTCAACCCGCAGTTGCGCCGAGTGCATCCGCGTCCGGCTCCGGCCATGTCGGTGCCGGCACCGCCGCCGCAGACCACCCTCGACCTGCGCCCCGGACGTCCGTGGACCGACGAGGTTGTCGGGGCGGCCTGGAAGGCCGCCTGGCGACAGGCGGCCGCCGAACCGGTGAACCAGTCCGTGCCTGAACTCGGCCTGCCGGCCCTGCGCCGGGCCTGGGCCGAGCACCTGCGCCGAATGCGGGCCGTGGTCTGGAACCCCGAACAGGTGGCCGTGACCGCCGGAGGCCGCGAGGGCTTCGGACTGCTGCTCGCTGCGCTCTCCGACCCAACCGTGCGAGCCGGGCAGGGCCGTCCGCTGCGGGTGGGGGTCGAGGAACCGGGCTACCCGTCGCTGCGCCGAGTGCCGTCCCACTACGGCGCCCAGGTGCTGCCGCTGCGCACCGACGACCGCGGCCTGGCAGTGGCCGACCTGCCCACCGGAACCGACGCCCCCGACGTCGTCCTGGTCACGCCCAGCCATCAGTACCCGCTGGGCGGCAGCCTGCCGGTCGACCGGCGGCAGGGGCTGCTGGAGTGGGCCCGGGCGCATCGGGTGGTGATCGTCGAGGACGACTACGACTCCGAGCTGCGCTACACGTCCCAGCCGTTGCCGGCGCTGGCCTCGCTGGACGATCCGGACGACGGCCGGGTGGTGCTGCTGGGCACCTTGTCCAAGACGCTGACCCCGGCCCTGGCCCTGGGCTTCCTGGCCTTGCCGGATTGGCTGGTCGAGCCGGTCCGGGCCGTCCGGGCCGACCTGGGCCAGCCGGTCGGATTGGTCCCGCAGCGGGCCGTGGCCCACTACCTCGACGCCGGTGCGCTGCGGCTGCACACCCAGCGGATGCGGCAGCGCTATCGGCGCCGCCGGGCCCAGGTGATGGACGCCCTGGCCGACCGGGACGGCCTGCGAGTGCAACCCATGGACGGCGGTCTGCACGCCGTGGTCGAGACCGTCCGGCCCGAGGACGAGGTGGTGGCCGAGCTGACCGCGGCCGGAGTGCAGGTCAGCCCGCTGTCGAGCTATTGGTCCGGCGCGGACGGACGCGGCGGCATCGTCTTCGGCTTCGGCGCGGCCACGGACACCGAGCTGGCTCGCGGCTTGGCGCTGATCGCCGAGATCGCGGGCAAGATGGAGCCGTGAGGCTCACCGGGCTGTTCCTGGCGCTCGCTCTGGCCGTCAGCGGCTGCGCGGCCGACGCCACCCGTCCGACCACCAACGTGTCCGCCGCAGCCGGGACCAGCTCTCCCGCCCCCGAGGTCTCGCCGCAGGCCACGACTCCTTTGGCCCGGATCTGGAAACCCACCCAGGGTCTGAGCTGGCAGTTGCAGTACGTCGGAGCCCTGGCCGCCACCGACGCCCAGGTGGTCGACCTGGACGGCGTCGAGACCACCAAGGCCCAGGTGGCCACGCTGCACGCGCAGGGCAAGAAGGTGATCTGCTACTTCAGCGCCGGCAGCTGGGAGAACTGGCGCCCCGACCGCAAGAAGTTCCCGAAATCGGCGATCGGCAAGAAGTTGGACGGCTGGCCGGACGAGCGCTGGCTGGACATCCGGCAGCTGAAGAGACTCATGCCGATCATGAGCAAGCGCCTGGATCAGTGCCGCGACAAGGGCTTTGACGCCGTCGATCCGGACAACATGGACGGCTACGCGAACGCCCCGACCGGCTTCCCCCTGAAGTCGAAGCACTCCCTGGCCTACCTGAAGGCGCTGGCTAAGGCCGCCCACGCCCGCGGCTTGGCCATCGGGCTGAAGAACGCGCTGGCCCTGCTGCCGAAGGCCACCTCCGCTGTCGAGTTCGCGGTCAACGAGCAGTGCCTGCAGTACCACGAGTGCGGCGTCTACGCCGGCTTCGTGGCCGCCGGCAAGCCGGTCTTCCACGTCGAGTACTCCGGCACCATCGCCGGCATCTGCGCGGCCCGTCCGGCCGGGTTCAGCACCGTCCGCAAGCATCTCAACCTGGACGCCTGGGCCCAGTACTGCTGATCAGCCGACCAGCTCCCGGGCCGCCACGAAGGCGTTCACAGCCGTCCGGACGTCCGCCTCCGAATGCGCCGCGGACAGCTGCACCCGGATCCGGGCCTTGCCTTGCGGCACCACCGGGTAGCTGAATGCGATCACGTAGACGCCCCTTTCCAGCATGGCGTCGGCGATGGCGGCCGCCTGCCGGGCACCGTCCGGGCCGGGGAACATCACCGGGACGATCGGATGCTCGCCGGGCAGCAGCTCGAAGCCGGCTGCGGTCATCAGCTCGCGGAACAGGGCGGCATTGGCGTTCAGCTGCGCCCGGGCCTCGCCAGAGGACGCGGCCAGGTCGATGGCAGCCAGCGAAC
The nucleotide sequence above comes from Propionicimonas paludicola. Encoded proteins:
- the pdxT gene encoding pyridoxal 5'-phosphate synthase glutaminase subunit PdxT, whose product is MSQITVGVLALQGGVREHVRLLEELDARTVPLRTPSDLLGADGVRVDALVLPGGESSTIDRLLRTFGLFEPLREAIAAGLPTLGTCAGLILLAREVLDPAPGQHSLGVLDVTVRRNAFGSQVDSAELDLQTVDGPVTVAFIRAPQVVATGPGVEVIALRDQAIVGVRQGAITGIAFHPELTGEPLFHRRLLETASGAAASVRSVA
- the pdxS gene encoding pyridoxal 5'-phosphate synthase lyase subunit PdxS encodes the protein MLPMTTGSPLVKRGLADMLKGGVIMDVVTPEQARIAEDAGAVAVMALERVPADIRAQGGVARMSDPDLISAIIETVSIPVMAKARIGHFVEAQVLQHLKVDYIDESEVLSPADYVHHIDKQAFTVPFVCGATNLGEALRRIAEGAAMIRSKGEAGTGDVSEATKHIRTIRGEIARLHATYQANPDELYAAAKELSAPYDLVREVAETGALPVVLFTAGGVATPADAALMMQLGADGVFVGSGIFKSGDPAARAAAIVKATALYNDPAAITEASRGLGEAMVGINVADLPAPHRLAERGW
- a CDS encoding PLP-dependent aminotransferase family protein is translated as MRRTPEITLPVRLDGDGPLPGRLATGLRELITAAVLAPGDALPSTRALAEHLGVSRGTVVAGYDQLLAEGYLSAAPGRSTVVNPQLRRVHPRPAPAMSVPAPPPQTTLDLRPGRPWTDEVVGAAWKAAWRQAAAEPVNQSVPELGLPALRRAWAEHLRRMRAVVWNPEQVAVTAGGREGFGLLLAALSDPTVRAGQGRPLRVGVEEPGYPSLRRVPSHYGAQVLPLRTDDRGLAVADLPTGTDAPDVVLVTPSHQYPLGGSLPVDRRQGLLEWARAHRVVIVEDDYDSELRYTSQPLPALASLDDPDDGRVVLLGTLSKTLTPALALGFLALPDWLVEPVRAVRADLGQPVGLVPQRAVAHYLDAGALRLHTQRMRQRYRRRRAQVMDALADRDGLRVQPMDGGLHAVVETVRPEDEVVAELTAAGVQVSPLSSYWSGADGRGGIVFGFGAATDTELARGLALIAEIAGKMEP
- a CDS encoding endo alpha-1,4 polygalactosaminidase yields the protein MRLTGLFLALALAVSGCAADATRPTTNVSAAAGTSSPAPEVSPQATTPLARIWKPTQGLSWQLQYVGALAATDAQVVDLDGVETTKAQVATLHAQGKKVICYFSAGSWENWRPDRKKFPKSAIGKKLDGWPDERWLDIRQLKRLMPIMSKRLDQCRDKGFDAVDPDNMDGYANAPTGFPLKSKHSLAYLKALAKAAHARGLAIGLKNALALLPKATSAVEFAVNEQCLQYHECGVYAGFVAAGKPVFHVEYSGTIAGICAARPAGFSTVRKHLNLDAWAQYC